From the genome of Danio aesculapii chromosome 16, fDanAes4.1, whole genome shotgun sequence, one region includes:
- the cmc1 gene encoding COX assembly mitochondrial protein homolog, with the protein MDPPKAEEPHLRHVERDVLIPKMMREKAKERCVQQVDAFNVCCKDSGFFMVFKCREENAALKECLTQHYRDPVFFEECKQEYLKEKLQYEQTGVPTKSRKQKLPTSM; encoded by the exons ATGGATCCGCCTAAAGCAG AAGAGCCGCACCTGAGGCACGTGGAGAGAGACGTGCTGATCCCAAAGATGATGAGAGAGAAGGCCAAAGAGAGATGTGTTCAGCAGGTGGACG cgtTTAACGTCTGCTGTAAAGACTCGGGTTTCTTCATGGTCTTCAAGTGTCGTGAGGAGAACGCGGCGCTGAAAGAGTGTTTGACGCAGCA TTATCGTGATCCGGTGTTCTTCGAGGAATGTAAACAGGAATATCTGAAGGAGAAACTGCAGTATGAACAGACCGGCGTCCCAACCAAAAGCAGAAAACAGAAGCTTCCCACCAgcatgtag